One genomic window of Sardina pilchardus chromosome 15, fSarPil1.1, whole genome shotgun sequence includes the following:
- the LOC134101722 gene encoding profilin-2-like isoform X2, which translates to MSWQSYVDNLMADGSCQDAAIVGYADAKYVWASHPNGEFANITPTEIDILVGKDREGFFTNGMTLGNKKCSVIRDSLNIDGDWTMDIRTKSQGGEPTYNVSVGKAGKVLVLVMGKEGVHGGGLNKKAFTMAKYLRDSGF; encoded by the exons ATGAGCTGGCAATCCTACGTGGACAACCTAATGGCCGATGGCAGCTGCCAGGACGCCGCCATTGTTGGGTACGCTGACGCTAAATACGTCTGGGCATCACACCCCAACGGTGAATTCGCCAACATAACG CCCACAGAAATCGACATCCTCGTaggcaaagacagagaggggttCTTCACCAATGGTATGACATTAGGAAACAAGAAGTGCTCCGTCATCAGGGACAGCCTCAACATAGATGGGGACTGGACAATGGACATCAGGACGAAGAGTCAAGGAGGAGAGCCAACATACAATGTTTCTGTAGGCAAAGCGGGCAAAG tcttGGTTCTTGTAATGGGAAAAGAAGGGGTCCATGGAGGTGGACTGAATAAGAAGGCATTTACAATGGCAAAATACTTACGGGATTCAGGGTTTTAG
- the LOC134101722 gene encoding profilin-2-like isoform X1, which produces MSWQSYVDNLMADGSCQDAAIVGYADAKYVWASHPNGEFANITPTEIDILVGKDREGFFTNGMTLGNKKCSVIRDSLNIDGDWTMDIRTKSQGGEPTYNVSVGKAGKALVLVMGKEGIHGGQLNKKAYTMADYLRKSGY; this is translated from the exons ATGAGCTGGCAATCCTACGTGGACAACCTAATGGCCGATGGCAGCTGCCAGGACGCCGCCATTGTTGGGTACGCTGACGCTAAATACGTCTGGGCATCACACCCCAACGGTGAATTCGCCAACATAACG CCCACAGAAATCGACATCCTCGTaggcaaagacagagaggggttCTTCACCAATGGTATGACATTAGGAAACAAGAAGTGCTCCGTCATCAGGGACAGCCTCAACATAGATGGGGACTGGACAATGGACATCAGGACGAAGAGTCAAGGAGGAGAGCCAACATACAATGTTTCTGTAGGCAAAGCGGGCAAAG CATTGGTTTTAGTCATGGGAAAGGAGGGTATCCATGGAGGGCAACTCAACAAGAAAGCGTATACCATGGCTGACTACCTGCGGAAGTCTGGATATTAA